In one Pseudoliparis swirei isolate HS2019 ecotype Mariana Trench chromosome 23, NWPU_hadal_v1, whole genome shotgun sequence genomic region, the following are encoded:
- the LOC130189217 gene encoding ADP-ribosylation factor-binding protein GGA1-like, giving the protein MAAPPDTESLESRINIATNPLNRDTDWSSIRGFCDQLNNDLEGPQLATRLLAHKIQSPQEWEAMQALLVLETCMKSCGKRFHSEVGKFRFLNELIKVVSPKYLGSRSPEPVKKKVLELIFGWTLGLPDEAKISDAYQMLKKQGILKQDPELPPDQLLNLPPPRPKNAIFEDEEKSKTLSRLLNSSHPEDLKAANKLIKEMVQEDQKRAEKVSKRVNAIQEVKESVALLTQLLQDDDGAAGNQSNAELVQDLYQRCEKMRPTLFRLASDTEDNDEALAEILQANDSLTQVINQYKQQVKGEIVNNTLNTQRTTGGGTALLDLSGLDTSPQSPPEFPTPTDGLTAPSQEMGVSLLDDELMSLGLSEGTHTSNPPSQPEDSTAWDSFQSSDSIDADIPAAPSLLSPDPASHSQPLSPGSTAGNSALDELDLLGKTLMQQSLPPEGLQVKWDKQQCKPTLRDLQSKSGCNITPNPIPTFAAEHPAPLLSSQPTLLDMSPTRTETPPPPADVTLTDVFVPLESIKPSSLLPVTVFDGHSLRVLFHFARDSPPSRTDVLVVIISMLSSAPIPVGNINFQTTAPKSMAVKLQPPSGTELPAFNPILPPAAVTQILLLQNPNKEKVQLQYSLTFTMGDQEHSESGSLEEFPPPETWGNL; this is encoded by the exons ATGGCTGCTCCGCCCGACACGGAGAGCTTGGAGTCTCGTATCA ACATCGCCACAAACCCACTGAACCGAGACACCGACTGGAGCAGCATCCGCGGCTTCTGTGACCAGCTCAACAATGACCTGGAGGG GCCTCAGCTGGCCACCAGGCTCCTGGCCCACAAGATCCAGTCTCCACAGGAGTGGGAGGCCATGCAGGCTCTGCTG GTTCTGGAGACGTGTATGAAAAGCTGTGGGAAAAGGTTTCACAGTGAAGTTGGCAAGTTCCGTTTTCTCAATGAACTCATCAAAGTAGTTTCTCCAAAG TACCTCGGCTCCCGGTCACCAGAGCCAGTCAAAAAGAAGGTTTTGGAGTTGATCTTTGGCTGGACTTTGGGGTTACCTGATGAGGCCAAGATCTCAGATGCCTATCAGATGCTGAAGAAACAAG GTATTCTAAAACAAGACCCAGAGCTGCCACCTGACCAACTGCTGAATCTTCCGCCACCCAGACCCAAGAATGCCATTTTCGAGGACGAAGAGAAGTCAAAA ACGTTGTCTCGGCTGTTGAACAGCTCGCACCCCGAGGACCTCAAAGCTGCCAACAAACTCATCAAGGAAATGGTGCAAGAG GATCAGAAGCGAGCAGAGAAGGTGTCCAAGCGGGTGAACGCCAtccaggaggtgaaggagagcgtCGCTCTGCTTACGCAGCTTCTGCAGGACGACGACGGCGCCGCCGGCAATCAGAGCAACGCGGAACTCGTGCAG GATCTGTACCAGCGCTGTGAGAAAATGAGACCGACGCTGTTCAGACTGGCAAGCGATACGGAAGACAACGACGAGGCTCTGG CCGAGATCCTGCAGGCGAACGACAGCCTGACTCAAGTCATCAACCAGTACAAACAGCAGGTGAAGGGCGAGATCGTGAACAACACgttaaacacacagaggacaacAG GCGGAGGGACGGCCCTGCTCGATCTGTCCGGACTGGACACGTCGCCACAGTCGCCTCCGGAGTTCCCCACGCCGACGGACGGCCTCACCGCCCCGTCGCAAGAGATGGGCGTCAGCCTGCTGGACGACGAGCTCATGTCGCTCG GTTTaagtgaaggaacacacacctcCAACCCTCCCTCGCAGCCGGAGGACTCCACCGCCTGGGACTCCTTCCAG TCCTCCGACAGCATCGACGCAGACATCCCGGCAGCCCCCAGCCTCCTGAGTCCAGACCCCGCCTCCCACTCTCAGCCCCTCTCGCCTGGCTCCACAGCTGGGAACTCCGCTCTGGATGAGCTGGACCTGCTGGGAAAGACCCTGATGCAGCAGTCCCTGCCCCCAGAGGGCCTGCAGGTCAAATG GGACAAGCAGCAGTGCAAACCAACTCTGAGGGATCTCCAGAGCAAGTCTGGGTGCAACATCACCCCGAACCCCATCCCGACCTTCGCCGCTGAGCATCCCGCGCCTCTCCTCAGCTCTCAGCCCACGTTGCTGGATATGTCCCCGACTCGCAcggagacgccgccgccgcctgccgACGTCACGCTGACTGATGTTTTTGTACCGCTAGAATCCATTAAGCCCA GCAGCCTGTTGCCTGTGACGGTGTTTGATGGACACAGCCTGCGGGTTCTCTTCCACTTTGCTCGGGACTCGCCTCCCTCTCGTACCGATGTGCTGGTGGTGATCATCTCCATGTTGTCATCCGCTCCCATCCCCGTCGGCAACATCAACTTCCAGACCACCGCCCCAAAG TCTATGGCGGTGAAGCTTCAGCCTCCATCAGGAACGGAGCTCCCAGCGTTCAACCCCATCCTCCCCCCGGCTGCGGTCACACAGATCCTGCTGCTGCAGAACCCAAACAAA gagaaAGTGCAGCTGCAGTACAGCTTAACCTTCACCATGGGAGACCAGGAGCACAGTGAGAGCGGCAGTCTAGAAGAGTTCCCTCCTCCAGAGACGTGGGGGAACCTATAG
- the LOC130188369 gene encoding hemicentin-1-like, whose translation MCVAANEAGVVERSVALTVHSAPAITAEPTVAVDAGGTVVLDCRAEGEPTPTMEWSRKGGRRLLGDDRFSPLSNGSLRVSSAQKEDTAQYECLARNLLGSARARVTLTVRGGRRCVFMATRASQRGTGCYRSSAAAKLPSSSPRTWPRGVWSLLRQLEARGPSGACSRT comes from the exons ATGTGTGTGGCAGCGAATGAGGCTGGCGTGGTGGAGAGGAGCGTCGCCCTGACCGTGCACA GTGCTCCGGCCATCACGGCGGAGCCGACGGTGGCGGTGGACGCCGGCGGCACGGTCGTGCTCGACTGTCGGGCGGAGGGGGAGCCCACGCCCACGATGGAGTGGTCCCGGAAGGGAGGGCGCCGCCTGCTGGGCGACGACCGCTTCTCCCCGCTGTCCAACGGCTCGCTGCGAGTCAGCAGCGCCCAGAAGGAGGACACGGCCCAGTATGAATGCCTGGCCAGAAACCTGCTGGGGTCAGCGAGGGCCAGGGTCACGCTGACCGTGAGAG GTGGCCGGCGATGTGTATTCATGGCGACAAGAGCCAGCCAGAGAGGGACTGGGTGCTATCGG AGTTCCGCAGCGGCAAAGCTCCCATCCTCATCGCCACGGACGTGGCCTCGCGGGGTTTGG TCTCTTCTCCGGCAACTAGAAGCCCGCGGGCCCTCGGGAGCCTGCAGCCGGACCTAG
- the polr2f gene encoding DNA-directed RNA polymerases I, II, and III subunit RPABC2, producing the protein MSDNEDNFDDGDFDEGDEDEGLEDLENAGDEDRENVQILPAGQGPQANLKRITTAYMTKYERARVLGTRALQIAMCAPVMVELEGETDPLQIAMKELKGRKIPIIIRRYLPDGSYEDWGCDELIITD; encoded by the exons ATGTCGGACAACGAAGACAA TTTCGACGACGGAGATTTTGATGAAGGCGACGAAGATGAGGGATTAGAGGACCTGGAAAACGCCGGAGAT GAGGACCGGGAGAACGTGCAGATCCTGCCCGCAGGACAGGGGCCGCAAGCCAACCTGAAGAGGATCACAACAGCGTACATGACCAAGTATGAGAGAGCCCGAGTGCTCGGGACACGAGCTCTCCAGATCGC GATGTGCGCTCCAGTcatggtggagctggagggagaAACGGACCCCTTGCAAATAGCTATGAAAGAGCTCAA GGGCAGAAAGATCCCGATCATCATCCGCAGATACCTTCCCGATGGGAGTTATGAGGACTGGGGCTGTGACGAGCTCATCATAACTGATTAA
- the LOC130189019 gene encoding uncharacterized protein LOC130189019, with translation MLDPPVALGPKAKAPPTDTATASGNLSNQKKCSSNSSHITSPTRDRPRVQTNHPWMNIIHPGPWTRLPPAPPLVPAPRSKSVSWYRPRVPPPNPFGEEVDQDAPKEPADQTEASSGKGGTRENTSGDADAEVGPSEESAIASTSDDVAASSEAARETSRLGSDLDETGNAKGFPPDETAAAAGLCSSAREAQSHILPRSLSVSAVTSQSLLLHFDLAEADQVVSCQSKVQTDRNASTVVLQVERRELEKHLEQKGVELEGNLRDLKNGSAICCRWF, from the exons ATGTTGGACCCTCCTGTTGCCCTGGGACCCAAGGCCAAAGCCCCGCCCACAGACACCGCTACAGCTTCAG GCAATTtatccaatcaaaagaaatgTTCATCCAACTCATCTCACAT CACCAGCCCAACAAGAGATCGGCCTAGAGTGCAAACCAACCATCCATGGATGAACATCATCCACCCCGGACCCTGGACACGACTGCCCCCCGCTCCACCTCTGGTACCCGCTCCTCGATCCAAATCGGTCTCCTGGTACAGGCCCCGGGTGCCTCCTCCCAATCCATTCGGAGAGGAGGTGGACCAGGACGCTCCGAAAGAGCCTGCCGACCAAACCGAGGCCAGTTCAGGGAAAGGTGGCACTCGGGAAAACACATCGGGGGACGCGGATGCTGAGGTTGGTCCAAGTGAAGAATCTGCTATTGCATCTACGTCCGATGACGTGGCAGCTTCAAGTGAAGCAGCTCGAGAAACGAGTCGACTTGGATCTGATTTGGATGAAACTGGAAACGCGAAAGGTTTCCCACCGGATGagacggcagcagcagcggggCTGTGTTCCTCTGCAAGAGAAGCACAGAGTCACATTTTACCCAGAAGCCTCTCTGTGTCAGCTGTCACCTCTCAAAGCCTCCTTTTGCATTTTGACTTGGCGGAGGCTGACCAGGTCGTGTCGTGTCAAAGTAAG GTGCAGACGGACCGGAACGCGTCCACAGTAGTGctgcaggtggagaggagggagctGGAGAAACATCTGGAACAAAAAGGAGTGGAACTGGAGGGGAATCTGAGAGACCTCAAGAACGGTTCGGCCATTTGTTGCCGCTGGTTCTGA